One window from the genome of Dermacentor silvarum isolate Dsil-2018 chromosome 5, BIME_Dsil_1.4, whole genome shotgun sequence encodes:
- the LOC119453613 gene encoding peptidyl-prolyl cis-trans isomerase NIMA-interacting 1-like, whose product MAASTKVRCSHLLVKHRDSRRPSSWREKNITRTKDEALALIKGYREEIVSGKATFEDLASQFSDCSSAEKKGDLGPFGRGAMQKPFEDASFALKVGELSEPVFTESGVHLILRTA is encoded by the coding sequence ATGGCCGCATCGACTAAGGTGCGCTGCTCGCACCTTCTCGTCAAGCACCGTGACTCGCGGAGACCTTCCTCGTGGCGCGAGAAGAACATCACCCGCACGAAAGACGAGGCACTCGCTCTCATCAAGGGCTACCGGGAGGAGATTGTGTCGGGCAAGGCCACCTTCGAGGACCTGGCCAGCCAGTTCAGCGACTGCAGCTCGGCCGAAAAGAAGGGCGACCTGGGCCCCTTCGGCCGGGGCGCAATGCAGAAGCCCTTCGAGGACGCCTCCTTTGCTCTCAAGGTTGGCGAACTCTCTGAGCCAGTCTTCACCGAGTCGGGTGTCCACCTCATTTTACGCACGGCCTAG